In one Cyclopterus lumpus isolate fCycLum1 chromosome 22, fCycLum1.pri, whole genome shotgun sequence genomic region, the following are encoded:
- the rab11fip5a gene encoding rab11 family-interacting protein 1 isoform X2, giving the protein MYDLIMKDKGASTFGKLKERIKGKLRPSDEDSASAVLPSGYGSLHRMRQRLPSDGGGEEDYEDDEGGEARRSKMRTFFLRGKLRKSSDARSSTSLGSESSESSRGGSLSPTAGISVVVSDLSNSPSNSSNLTGDNSPEHTSSLICEFGDDDNGEITIAVPQLTVCVNGSHAYGVQPPDPGSGKPADSLGLGPLQNSLPHSVSLQNLRPSTDLLKGPVGDGRRWSFDKPCEEEKAAIAAALEKSGPMLGDEEEQSGRAAPPKSASSSSSTVESESHGKKQRMNLSSQGRSESAGRGENQSRDESEQAPAAAEEKHKGWFGSKDSHNKPSVVMSPKLEPSTDPHPPPSHHPPGLPVDPTPLVPPLHHTNPFSHSQTTPPPISPCNPFFSLLQHNPFYDDTLTAQPLKPLLPPLPYLSSSRPPIAHLFPQAGNPTPTYGDPPTEDAITGTVAKGEAMGKAVERPLPPAPMEVEKPLRRKLPRHLTCAGELDPDSEWDKSFEAFAAGRLQSSEDLTTDYKTQPNTPSDHPLEQGDDKAATLPRTDLNTNAPHRQPCTGFASDAQKAIAQATSECHLDTFAQFLETIPEHASFESDNMALSDSPKRDACAETNRANSATNANDLTDTNMHQASCHSSFVKLNSSSPDPGSSGIHSSEAEEDFISCLSSYSDKFSASSSEEAEAQNFESKILCFQKSYHSSVVKHAKPSESEEGVTDRSTDVSLADGAQHTVVQHGDGDEEADFISLEGSLALQPPSLTHQQPVINTSEDAVTLSPNFSSPDLLPELQTKSEESLQSDNENGEKFPDEFLPDFSTVIHDSSVSVSSTTDVTASTTPDDKLYSTHPSLHIITSSPDVRRRSLDSPIVSTSLGRQDASQHSPLPFGPFADFLNTSHIANGPSQDFDDALLHTRESDQSTSSFFQSLYVSTDSQDYQTCESQSASKCSSGSERNETLHSANVTLCGELNDARTTAGAAWGREDSTNMWKKPRYEEVNQTDQSGGSISGAEDKTATLEPIFPMADDFDLLPTASTDSYVSCDLRKLSEGGVESQHAVFGGVLSMRPEAQSASLHRSQSEGSLTAAFDELLLLPSFGSDPGAIQESSSTLPGSHLPSLTSFDPCITPQSSSSPITLCSLPPLANTSARSPHSTARAAAPKPMLQETTPPPPPQRAANQQNSPHPVKPLTTAILAEEKRTEGRSVLATGLEKLKFTIHPGRSSQLSEQETERKKSITEGAGSYYHLNHRELVALLVQREADLTRQKAEFERQKLLLAKREVELRKLKPQVKDLEDYIDTLLVRIMEQKPTLLQVRSKLK; this is encoded by the exons ATGTACGACCTCATCATGAAGGACAAAGGCGCCTCCACCTTCGGCAAGCTCAAAGAGCGCATCAAGGGGAAGCTGAGGCCCAGCGACGAGGACTCGGCGTCGGCCGTCCTACCGAGTGGTTACGGGTCCCTGCACCGGATGCGGCAGCGGCTGCCGAGCGATGGAGGCGGGGAGGAGGATTACGAGGACGACGAGGGGGGCGAGGCCCGGCGGAGCAAGATGAGGACCTTCTTCCTGAGAGGGAAGCTGAGGAAGTCGTCGGACGCTCGTTCCAGCACGTCGCTGGGCTCGGAGAGCAGCGAGTCGTCACGGGGAGGGAGCCTGAGCCCCACGGCCGGCATCAGCGTGGTGGTCTCCGACCTCTCCAACTCACcgagcaacagcagcaacctGACGGGCGACAACAGCCCAG AGCACACGTCCTCTCTCATATGCGAGTTTGGTGATGATGACAACGGTGAGATCACCATCGCAGTGCCTCAGCTCACTGTGTGCGTTAACGGAAGCCATGCGTACGGCGTCCAGCCCCCGGACCCGGGCTCAGGAAAACCTGCGGACTCTTTAGGCCTGGGGCCGCTGCAGAATTCTTTGCCTCACTCCGTGTCTCTGCAGAACCTCAGGCCTTCCACGGACCTCCTCAAAGGCCCCGTCGGAGACGGGCGCCGCTGGTCTTTTGACAAGCCCTGCGAGGAGGAGAAGGCAGCCATAGCGGCGGCCCTGGAGAAAAGCGGCCCCATGCTGGGTGACGAGGAGGAGCAGTCGGGACGGGCTGCTCCGCCCAaatccgcctcctcctcctcctccacggtGGAGTCGGAGAGCCATGGGAAGAAGCAGAGGATGAACTTGTCTTCCCAGGGGAGGAGCGAGTCTGCGGGCAGAGGGGAGAATCAGTCCAGGGATGAGTCTGAACAGGCCCCCGCTGCCGCCGAGGAGAAACACAAGGGATGGTTTGGATCCAAGGACTCGCACAACAAACCCAG CGTGGTGATGTCACCTAAACTAGAGCCCAGCACTgacccccacccaccacccagCCACCACCCACCGGGTCTTCCTGTAGATCCcacccctctggttcccccgcTGCATCACACTAACCCTTTCTCCCACTCACAGACCACACCGCCTCCCATATCCCCCTGCaaccctttcttctctctcctccagcacaACCCTTTCTATGACGACACGCTAACCGCTCAGCCCCTAAAACCTTTGCTGCCTCCTCTGCCCTATCTCTCCAGTTCCCGGCCCCCCATAGCGCATCTCTTTCCGCAGGCGGGTAACCCCACCCCGACTTACGGCGACCCGCCTACAGAGGACGCCATCACCGGTACAGTTGCAAAGGGCGAAGCGATGGGCAAAGCCGTGGAACGACCTCTTCCCCCGGCTCCGATGGAAGTTGAGAAACCTTTACGCAGGAAGCTGCCCCGCCATCTTACGTGTGCCGGGGAGCTGGACCCGGACTCGGAGTGGGACAAATCTTTTGAAGCGTTTGCAGCTGGCAGGCTGCAGTCTTCTGAGGATCTGACCACAGACTACAAAACGCAGCCAAACACACCCAGCGACCATCCACTGGAACAAGGCGATGACAAAGCAGCGACGCTACCAAGAACGGATCTAAACACTAACGCACCACATCGTCAACCTTGCACAGGATTTGCATCCGACGCACAAAAGGCCATCGCCCAGGCGACCAGCGAATGTCATCTTGACACATTTGCACAATTCCTCGAGACAATCCCGGAGCACGCGAGCTTTGAGAGTGACAACATGGCTTTGAGTGACTCGCCAAAACGGGATGCTTGCGCTGAGACTAATCGAGCTAACAGTGCTACTAACGCAAACGATTTAACCGACACTAATATGCATCAGGCCTCCTGTCACTCCTCGTTTGTAAAGCTCAACAGCAGCTCTCCGGATCCTGGTTCTTCGGGTATCCACAGTTCAGAAGCAGAAGAGGATTTCATCTCCTGTCTCTCGTCTTATTCAGACAAATTCTCTGCATCCTCCTCCGAGGAAGCCGAGGCACAGAACTTTGAAAGCAAAATCCTCTGCTTTCAGAAATCATATCATTCATCAGTTGTAAAGCACGCAAAGCCCTCAGAATCAGAGGAGGGCGTTACCGACAGGTCCACCGATGTATCTTTAGCCGATGGAGCTCAGCACACTGTTGTTCAGCACGGTGACGGTGATGAAGAGGCAGATTTCATCAGCTTAGAGGGTTCACTGGCACTGCAGCCCCCATCGCTTACACATCAGCAGCCTGTGATCAATACAAGTGAGGACGCTGTTACTCTGTCACCAAACTTTTCAAGCCCTGACTTGTTACCAGAACTACAGACAAAATCTGAAGAATCTTTACAGTCTGACAATGAAAATGGAGAGAAATTCCCAGATGAATTTCTACCGGATTTCTCGACAGTGATACATgattcctctgtgtctgtaagcAGCACTACGGATGTGACGGCTTCTACGACTCCAGATGATAAACTCTACTCCACACACCCATCACTACAcatcatcacctcctcccccgATGTGAGGCGGAGGTCGTTGGACTCGCCCATTGTGAGCACTAGTTTAGGACGGCAGGATGCAAGCCAGCATTCCCCGCTACCATTCGGGCCTTTTGCCGATTTCCTCAACACCAGTCACATTGCAAACGGTCCCAGCCAAGACTTTGACGACGCGCTGTTGCACACCCGAGAGTCCGATCAGAGCACCAGCAGCTTTTTTCAAAGCCTTTATGTCAGCACCGACTCGCAGGATTACCAAACCTGTGAGTCTCAATCGGCGTCCAAGTGCTCCAGCGGCTCGGAGCGAAACGAGACGCTGCACTCTGCGAACGTCACGCTCTGCGGCGAGCTTAACGACGCGCGTACAACCGCTGGTGCTGCGTGGGGCCGAGAAGATTCCACCAATATGTGGAAGAAGCCACGTTACGAAGAAGTCAACCAGACCGACCAATCTGGAGGATCCATCAGTGGCGCTGAGGACAAGACGGCAACTCTTGAACCAATTTTCCCGATGGCTGATGACTTCGATTTACTCCCCACGGCGTCGACGGACTCTTACGTGAGCTGTGATCTGAGGAAGCTCTCCGAGGGAGGTGTCGAAAGTCAGCACGCCGTCTTCGGTGGCGTTCTGTCGATGCGCCCTGAGGCACAAAGTGCTTCGCTACACCGCTCCCAGTCTGAAGGCTCTCTGACTGCTGCCTTTGACgaactcctcctcctaccctcctTTGGGAGCGATCCCGGTGCGATACAGGAGTCCTCTTCCACTCTGCCTGGCTCTCACCTCCCCTCTTTGACCTCCTTTGATCCTTGTATAACTCCTCAAAGTAGTAGCTCCCCTATCACGCTCTGTTCCCTGCCTCCTCTTGCCAACACTTCTGCGAGGTCACCACACAGCACGGCGCGAGCTGCGGCGCCAAAGCCAATGCTTCAGGAGAcgacgcctcctcctcctccgcagcGGGCAGCCAATCAGCAGAACAG CCCCCACCCAGTGAAGCCCCTGACCACTGCCATACTGGCTGAGGAGAAGCGGACTGAGGGCCGGTCAGTGCTGGCCACCGGCCTGGAGAAGCTCAAGTTCACCATCCACCCGGGGAGGAGCAGCCAGCTCAGCGAgcaggagacggagaggaagaag tccaTTACAGAGGGGGCGGGCTCGTACTACCACCTGAACCACCGCGAGCTGGTCGCCCTGCTGGTGCAGCGGGAGGCCGACCTGACGAGGCAGAAGGCGGAGTTTGAGCGTCAGAAACTTCTGCTGGCTAAGCGGGAGGTGGAGCTGCGGAAGCTGAAGCCGCAGGTCAAAGACCTGGAGGACTACATTGACACGCTGCTGGTGCGCATCATGGAGCAGAAGCCCACTCTCCTGCAGGTGCGCTCCAAGTTAAAGTGA
- the rab11fip5a gene encoding rab11 family-interacting protein 1 isoform X1 produces the protein MSSLTVEEDQKWLPTHVQVTVLRGRGLRGKGKHGTSDVYTIIQLGKEKYSTCVAEKTTEPEWREECTFELQPGVPETGGRSSCPAGSNELVLIAMHRALMGLDVFLGQAVIQLDKIFHETRCVKNEWYKLNSKSGKKEKERGDIQVTVQFTRNNLTASMYDLIMKDKGASTFGKLKERIKGKLRPSDEDSASAVLPSGYGSLHRMRQRLPSDGGGEEDYEDDEGGEARRSKMRTFFLRGKLRKSSDARSSTSLGSESSESSRGGSLSPTAGISVVVSDLSNSPSNSSNLTGDNSPEHTSSLICEFGDDDNGEITIAVPQLTVCVNGSHAYGVQPPDPGSGKPADSLGLGPLQNSLPHSVSLQNLRPSTDLLKGPVGDGRRWSFDKPCEEEKAAIAAALEKSGPMLGDEEEQSGRAAPPKSASSSSSTVESESHGKKQRMNLSSQGRSESAGRGENQSRDESEQAPAAAEEKHKGWFGSKDSHNKPSVVMSPKLEPSTDPHPPPSHHPPGLPVDPTPLVPPLHHTNPFSHSQTTPPPISPCNPFFSLLQHNPFYDDTLTAQPLKPLLPPLPYLSSSRPPIAHLFPQAGNPTPTYGDPPTEDAITGTVAKGEAMGKAVERPLPPAPMEVEKPLRRKLPRHLTCAGELDPDSEWDKSFEAFAAGRLQSSEDLTTDYKTQPNTPSDHPLEQGDDKAATLPRTDLNTNAPHRQPCTGFASDAQKAIAQATSECHLDTFAQFLETIPEHASFESDNMALSDSPKRDACAETNRANSATNANDLTDTNMHQASCHSSFVKLNSSSPDPGSSGIHSSEAEEDFISCLSSYSDKFSASSSEEAEAQNFESKILCFQKSYHSSVVKHAKPSESEEGVTDRSTDVSLADGAQHTVVQHGDGDEEADFISLEGSLALQPPSLTHQQPVINTSEDAVTLSPNFSSPDLLPELQTKSEESLQSDNENGEKFPDEFLPDFSTVIHDSSVSVSSTTDVTASTTPDDKLYSTHPSLHIITSSPDVRRRSLDSPIVSTSLGRQDASQHSPLPFGPFADFLNTSHIANGPSQDFDDALLHTRESDQSTSSFFQSLYVSTDSQDYQTCESQSASKCSSGSERNETLHSANVTLCGELNDARTTAGAAWGREDSTNMWKKPRYEEVNQTDQSGGSISGAEDKTATLEPIFPMADDFDLLPTASTDSYVSCDLRKLSEGGVESQHAVFGGVLSMRPEAQSASLHRSQSEGSLTAAFDELLLLPSFGSDPGAIQESSSTLPGSHLPSLTSFDPCITPQSSSSPITLCSLPPLANTSARSPHSTARAAAPKPMLQETTPPPPPQRAANQQNSPHPVKPLTTAILAEEKRTEGRSVLATGLEKLKFTIHPGRSSQLSEQETERKKSITEGAGSYYHLNHRELVALLVQREADLTRQKAEFERQKLLLAKREVELRKLKPQVKDLEDYIDTLLVRIMEQKPTLLQVRSKLK, from the exons GTGGTACAAGCTCAACTCCAAGTCGggcaagaaggagaaggagcgaGGAGACATTCAGGTCACGGTCCAGTTCACCCGCAACAACCTGACAGCCAGCATGTACGACCTCATCATGAAGGACAAAGGCGCCTCCACCTTCGGCAAGCTCAAAGAGCGCATCAAGGGGAAGCTGAGGCCCAGCGACGAGGACTCGGCGTCGGCCGTCCTACCGAGTGGTTACGGGTCCCTGCACCGGATGCGGCAGCGGCTGCCGAGCGATGGAGGCGGGGAGGAGGATTACGAGGACGACGAGGGGGGCGAGGCCCGGCGGAGCAAGATGAGGACCTTCTTCCTGAGAGGGAAGCTGAGGAAGTCGTCGGACGCTCGTTCCAGCACGTCGCTGGGCTCGGAGAGCAGCGAGTCGTCACGGGGAGGGAGCCTGAGCCCCACGGCCGGCATCAGCGTGGTGGTCTCCGACCTCTCCAACTCACcgagcaacagcagcaacctGACGGGCGACAACAGCCCAG AGCACACGTCCTCTCTCATATGCGAGTTTGGTGATGATGACAACGGTGAGATCACCATCGCAGTGCCTCAGCTCACTGTGTGCGTTAACGGAAGCCATGCGTACGGCGTCCAGCCCCCGGACCCGGGCTCAGGAAAACCTGCGGACTCTTTAGGCCTGGGGCCGCTGCAGAATTCTTTGCCTCACTCCGTGTCTCTGCAGAACCTCAGGCCTTCCACGGACCTCCTCAAAGGCCCCGTCGGAGACGGGCGCCGCTGGTCTTTTGACAAGCCCTGCGAGGAGGAGAAGGCAGCCATAGCGGCGGCCCTGGAGAAAAGCGGCCCCATGCTGGGTGACGAGGAGGAGCAGTCGGGACGGGCTGCTCCGCCCAaatccgcctcctcctcctcctccacggtGGAGTCGGAGAGCCATGGGAAGAAGCAGAGGATGAACTTGTCTTCCCAGGGGAGGAGCGAGTCTGCGGGCAGAGGGGAGAATCAGTCCAGGGATGAGTCTGAACAGGCCCCCGCTGCCGCCGAGGAGAAACACAAGGGATGGTTTGGATCCAAGGACTCGCACAACAAACCCAG CGTGGTGATGTCACCTAAACTAGAGCCCAGCACTgacccccacccaccacccagCCACCACCCACCGGGTCTTCCTGTAGATCCcacccctctggttcccccgcTGCATCACACTAACCCTTTCTCCCACTCACAGACCACACCGCCTCCCATATCCCCCTGCaaccctttcttctctctcctccagcacaACCCTTTCTATGACGACACGCTAACCGCTCAGCCCCTAAAACCTTTGCTGCCTCCTCTGCCCTATCTCTCCAGTTCCCGGCCCCCCATAGCGCATCTCTTTCCGCAGGCGGGTAACCCCACCCCGACTTACGGCGACCCGCCTACAGAGGACGCCATCACCGGTACAGTTGCAAAGGGCGAAGCGATGGGCAAAGCCGTGGAACGACCTCTTCCCCCGGCTCCGATGGAAGTTGAGAAACCTTTACGCAGGAAGCTGCCCCGCCATCTTACGTGTGCCGGGGAGCTGGACCCGGACTCGGAGTGGGACAAATCTTTTGAAGCGTTTGCAGCTGGCAGGCTGCAGTCTTCTGAGGATCTGACCACAGACTACAAAACGCAGCCAAACACACCCAGCGACCATCCACTGGAACAAGGCGATGACAAAGCAGCGACGCTACCAAGAACGGATCTAAACACTAACGCACCACATCGTCAACCTTGCACAGGATTTGCATCCGACGCACAAAAGGCCATCGCCCAGGCGACCAGCGAATGTCATCTTGACACATTTGCACAATTCCTCGAGACAATCCCGGAGCACGCGAGCTTTGAGAGTGACAACATGGCTTTGAGTGACTCGCCAAAACGGGATGCTTGCGCTGAGACTAATCGAGCTAACAGTGCTACTAACGCAAACGATTTAACCGACACTAATATGCATCAGGCCTCCTGTCACTCCTCGTTTGTAAAGCTCAACAGCAGCTCTCCGGATCCTGGTTCTTCGGGTATCCACAGTTCAGAAGCAGAAGAGGATTTCATCTCCTGTCTCTCGTCTTATTCAGACAAATTCTCTGCATCCTCCTCCGAGGAAGCCGAGGCACAGAACTTTGAAAGCAAAATCCTCTGCTTTCAGAAATCATATCATTCATCAGTTGTAAAGCACGCAAAGCCCTCAGAATCAGAGGAGGGCGTTACCGACAGGTCCACCGATGTATCTTTAGCCGATGGAGCTCAGCACACTGTTGTTCAGCACGGTGACGGTGATGAAGAGGCAGATTTCATCAGCTTAGAGGGTTCACTGGCACTGCAGCCCCCATCGCTTACACATCAGCAGCCTGTGATCAATACAAGTGAGGACGCTGTTACTCTGTCACCAAACTTTTCAAGCCCTGACTTGTTACCAGAACTACAGACAAAATCTGAAGAATCTTTACAGTCTGACAATGAAAATGGAGAGAAATTCCCAGATGAATTTCTACCGGATTTCTCGACAGTGATACATgattcctctgtgtctgtaagcAGCACTACGGATGTGACGGCTTCTACGACTCCAGATGATAAACTCTACTCCACACACCCATCACTACAcatcatcacctcctcccccgATGTGAGGCGGAGGTCGTTGGACTCGCCCATTGTGAGCACTAGTTTAGGACGGCAGGATGCAAGCCAGCATTCCCCGCTACCATTCGGGCCTTTTGCCGATTTCCTCAACACCAGTCACATTGCAAACGGTCCCAGCCAAGACTTTGACGACGCGCTGTTGCACACCCGAGAGTCCGATCAGAGCACCAGCAGCTTTTTTCAAAGCCTTTATGTCAGCACCGACTCGCAGGATTACCAAACCTGTGAGTCTCAATCGGCGTCCAAGTGCTCCAGCGGCTCGGAGCGAAACGAGACGCTGCACTCTGCGAACGTCACGCTCTGCGGCGAGCTTAACGACGCGCGTACAACCGCTGGTGCTGCGTGGGGCCGAGAAGATTCCACCAATATGTGGAAGAAGCCACGTTACGAAGAAGTCAACCAGACCGACCAATCTGGAGGATCCATCAGTGGCGCTGAGGACAAGACGGCAACTCTTGAACCAATTTTCCCGATGGCTGATGACTTCGATTTACTCCCCACGGCGTCGACGGACTCTTACGTGAGCTGTGATCTGAGGAAGCTCTCCGAGGGAGGTGTCGAAAGTCAGCACGCCGTCTTCGGTGGCGTTCTGTCGATGCGCCCTGAGGCACAAAGTGCTTCGCTACACCGCTCCCAGTCTGAAGGCTCTCTGACTGCTGCCTTTGACgaactcctcctcctaccctcctTTGGGAGCGATCCCGGTGCGATACAGGAGTCCTCTTCCACTCTGCCTGGCTCTCACCTCCCCTCTTTGACCTCCTTTGATCCTTGTATAACTCCTCAAAGTAGTAGCTCCCCTATCACGCTCTGTTCCCTGCCTCCTCTTGCCAACACTTCTGCGAGGTCACCACACAGCACGGCGCGAGCTGCGGCGCCAAAGCCAATGCTTCAGGAGAcgacgcctcctcctcctccgcagcGGGCAGCCAATCAGCAGAACAG CCCCCACCCAGTGAAGCCCCTGACCACTGCCATACTGGCTGAGGAGAAGCGGACTGAGGGCCGGTCAGTGCTGGCCACCGGCCTGGAGAAGCTCAAGTTCACCATCCACCCGGGGAGGAGCAGCCAGCTCAGCGAgcaggagacggagaggaagaag tccaTTACAGAGGGGGCGGGCTCGTACTACCACCTGAACCACCGCGAGCTGGTCGCCCTGCTGGTGCAGCGGGAGGCCGACCTGACGAGGCAGAAGGCGGAGTTTGAGCGTCAGAAACTTCTGCTGGCTAAGCGGGAGGTGGAGCTGCGGAAGCTGAAGCCGCAGGTCAAAGACCTGGAGGACTACATTGACACGCTGCTGGTGCGCATCATGGAGCAGAAGCCCACTCTCCTGCAGGTGCGCTCCAAGTTAAAGTGA